In Falco cherrug isolate bFalChe1 chromosome W unlocalized genomic scaffold, bFalChe1.pri SUPER_W_unloc_1, whole genome shotgun sequence, the DNA window GAGGTTGTTCTTGCAGTGGTTGGAGGGTGCCTGCAAGATGCGGTAGTGGAATCAGCTGGGCTATCTTGGTCCCTTTAGGTATAAAGAGTGGGGGAAACAGCGTCTGAGCCATAATATGAATTTCTCCGTGAAAGTCCTTATCAATCAGTCCCACCAAAACATTGAGTCCCAACATGGTGGCTGATGAACGCCCGATGAGTAATGCTCCAACAGCTTGTCCGCCTATACAAACTGGGCCTTGTATGCCAGTAGCAAGTTTTGTAGGCTTTGAGTCCAAGAGGGTACAATCTACTGTAGTTGCCAGGTCCAAGCCGAGGCTTCCACTGGTTGCAGGTCGGAGAGGAAaggattttgtgctgctgggcaggcagccgcTTTTTGTGTCGGCGTGGGGCGGCTCTTCCCGCTGGGTCGCCCGTTTCCCGATCGACGACAAGCAGCTTCATTGTGAGTGTCCTTGCGGCAGTTTTGGCACCATACGGAGTTGACATTGCAGTCCCATCTCACGTGTCCGGTGGCACCGCAACGGAAGCACTGTAGACGAGATGGGCCGTGGTCATTTGATCGCCCAGCAAAGGCTTGCAAAGGAGCAAGGGCTGCCAAGACCTGACTTTGGGTAGACTGCGCCTGCTCTTTTAAAGCACTCCCTATTTCTTTTATTGCCTCGACTAACATAGCCTGGGGCCCGACTGGCACTTGTGccattctttccaaagcttcttCTATGGTCCATGTCCCTGGTAGCGTAGCTAGGATGTTACGTGTGGCTGGGTTACAATTCTGTATGgcacactgctttaaaatggagcCTTTGAGATAGTCTTGCACCCCAGCCGCCTGTATGGCGTTTGCTACCTGATCGATAAATAACCCAAATggctcctctcttccctgcttgATTCCCATATATGAAGGGATTCCCCCAGGCTCCTTTATACGGTCAAGCGCTAGTCTAGCTAGCCTCATCGCTTCCTTTGCCTTATCTGGTCCCATCAGTGCCTGAGCTTCGGTTTGAAAATAGGGTCCTAAACCCATCAGCTCCTGTAGAGTAACCCCATGCAGTGGGTCCCCTGGCTGTCTAACCACTGCTATCGATTCCTGACAAGCAGCCTGCCAATGAGCgttaaacagaagctgctgatgTTGGCTCAAGATTAACTTCATTATACTGCGTATGTCACTCGGGAGTAAGATATTAGTTCCCCAAATATAATCTAACATTTGCCTGGTGGGTTCCCCTTTCAAACCTGACTCACTCACTTAGCCCGTAG includes these proteins:
- the LOC129734924 gene encoding endogenous retrovirus group K member 8 Gag polyprotein-like, with product MLDYIWGTNILLPSDIRSIMKLILSQHQQLLFNAHWQAACQESIAVVRQPGDPLHGVTLQELMGLGPYFQTEAQALMGPDKAKEAMRLARLALDRIKEPGGIPSYMGIKQGREEPFGLFIDQVANAIQAAGVQDYLKGSILKQCAIQNCNPATRNILATLPGTWTIEEALERMAQVPVGPQAMLVEAIKEIGSALKEQAQSTQSQVLAALAPLQAFAGRSNDHGPSRLQCFRCGATGHVRWDCNVNSVWCQNCRKDTHNEAACRRSGNGRPSGKSRPTPTQKAAACPAAQNPFLSDLQPVEASAWTWQLQ